Within the Echinicola sp. 20G genome, the region GAAGACGCACCAACAATATGCACATCATTATCGGCGGCTTGCCTTGCCACCTCTTCTGGTGTTTGAAAAAGAGGCCCAATATCCACATCAAAGCCCATATCTGCAAAACCTGTAGCAATCACCTTTGCCCCCCTATCGTGGCCATCTTGCCCCATTTTAGCAATCAATATTCTTGGTCTCCTTCCATCGAATTGCTCAAACTTGTCTGATAATAGAATAGCATTCTTGACCGCTTCACTATCTTGGGATTCTTTAATGTAAACTCCTGAGACAATGCTTCCGCTTGCTTTATGTCTTCCATACACCTTTTCCATAGCCATTGAGATCTCTCCTAATGTAGCTCTTTTTCTAGCAGCATCCACAGCCAATTCGAGCAAATTTCCCGAACCACTTTTTGCCGCTTTTGTAAGCTCACCCAAGCTTAACAGAACTTTTTCCTCATTCCGCAGCAATTTTAATTGAGTAATTCTTTCTATTTGCTTTTTACGCACTTCCTCATTATCTATCTCAAGGACATTAAAGTCATGATCTTTCTCCGAAACAAATTTATTGACCCCAACAATGATCTCTTCACCACTATCTATCCTTGCCTGCTTTCTGGCTGCAGCCTCTTCTATTTTTCTTTTAGGAAAACCTGATTCCAAAGCCTTGGTCATACCACCGAGCTCCTCCACTTCTTGGATATGTTCCCAAGCCTTTTCAACCAACCGATCTGTCAAATATTCCAAGTAATCTGCTCCACAAAGTGGATCCACATTGCTGGTCAGCCCAAGCTCTTCTCTCAGGATCAATTGGGTGTTTCTGGCAATTCGAGCAGAAAAATCAGTCGGTAAGGCTATGGCCTCATCAAAAGCATTGGTATGCAAGGACTGTGTATGTCCAAGAACCGCAGCTAAGGCCTCCACAGTTGTTCGAGCTACATTGTTGAAAGCGTCTTGTTCGGTCAGTGACCATCCTGATGTCTGGCAATGTGCTCTCAGCATTAGGGATTTGGGATTTTTAGCATCAAAGCGCTTCATCAACTTTGCCCATAACAACCTTCCCGCCCTCATCTTGGCTATTTCCATATAATGATTCATGCCAATACCCCAGAAAAAAGAAAGCCGAGGAGCAAAATCATCTATTGCCAAGCCCGCCTTTAAGCCTGTTCTCACATACTCCAAACCATCAGATAAAGTGAAAGCCAACTCCAAATCGGGTGTGGCACCAGCCTCTAGCATATGATAGCCCGAAATGGAAATGGAATTAAAAAGTGGCATATGTTTAGCAGTATATTCAAAAATATCAGCAATGATTTTCATTGATGGTTCTGGAGGATAGATGTATGTATTTCGAACCATAAACTCCTTCAAAATATCATTCTGAATAGTGCCTTTCAACTTATCAGGATTTACTCCTTGTTCTTCAGCGGCTACAATGTAAAATGCCATTACTGGAATAACAGCCCCATTCATGGTCATGGAAACAGACATTTGGTCAAGAGGAATTTGATCAAAAAGCACCTTCATATCCAGCACCGAATCAATCGCCACTCCTGCCTTGCCTACATCTCCCTGCACTCTTGGATGATCAGAATCATAACCTCTATGGGTAGCTAAATCAAAAGCAATAGACAGCCCTTTCTGGCCTGCTGCCAGGTTTTTCTTATAAAATTCATTGGAAGCTTCAGCAGTCGAAAAGCCAGCATATTGACGAACTGTCCAAGGTCTGGTTTTGTACATGGTACTATAGGGTCCCCTTAAAAAAGGAGGAATCCCAGAGCCATATTTCACATGCCCCAGCTCCTTGATCTTTTCTGTATCAAAACTAGTCGGCACACTTATCTTACCTGATGTTTCCCACAAATGCACTGAGGATATAACTTTATTAATTACATTTCTTTGCTGACTTAGTTGGTTCAGGTTTGGCCTCATTTTCCTTTCTTTTTACTGTTATAAAAAATCAAACTCCTCGAAACAGCTTTCAACTGTTGAGTAGTCTCTTCAAAGTCAAATCCTGACTCAAAGATTTCTCCTTGAACATATTTATTCAAGCCTACCACACTATCCTCACCAGATATCATTCTTGATATTCTCTGTGACCTTACCTCTTTGACTTGCGACTGAATAGCACCCCTAGCTACCAAGCTAGCCCAACCTCCTTTACTTTCTATTTCCTTTAATATTTCTTCTACTTTATCATAAATAGTCCCCATGAGAAACAATGAAAAATAGGCGCCAGCAGTCAAGTCATTCACTTT harbors:
- the scpA gene encoding methylmalonyl-CoA mutase; the encoded protein is MRPNLNQLSQQRNVINKVISSVHLWETSGKISVPTSFDTEKIKELGHVKYGSGIPPFLRGPYSTMYKTRPWTVRQYAGFSTAEASNEFYKKNLAAGQKGLSIAFDLATHRGYDSDHPRVQGDVGKAGVAIDSVLDMKVLFDQIPLDQMSVSMTMNGAVIPVMAFYIVAAEEQGVNPDKLKGTIQNDILKEFMVRNTYIYPPEPSMKIIADIFEYTAKHMPLFNSISISGYHMLEAGATPDLELAFTLSDGLEYVRTGLKAGLAIDDFAPRLSFFWGIGMNHYMEIAKMRAGRLLWAKLMKRFDAKNPKSLMLRAHCQTSGWSLTEQDAFNNVARTTVEALAAVLGHTQSLHTNAFDEAIALPTDFSARIARNTQLILREELGLTSNVDPLCGADYLEYLTDRLVEKAWEHIQEVEELGGMTKALESGFPKRKIEEAAARKQARIDSGEEIIVGVNKFVSEKDHDFNVLEIDNEEVRKKQIERITQLKLLRNEEKVLLSLGELTKAAKSGSGNLLELAVDAARKRATLGEISMAMEKVYGRHKASGSIVSGVYIKESQDSEAVKNAILLSDKFEQFDGRRPRILIAKMGQDGHDRGAKVIATGFADMGFDVDIGPLFQTPEEVARQAADNDVHIVGASSLAGGHKTLIPQLIQALIDLGRGDIKVVAGGVIPPHDYEFLKSKGVLAVFGPGTELPKAAIEILQTLMKG